A single window of Helicobacter colisuis DNA harbors:
- the pgsA gene encoding CDP-diacylglycerol--glycerol-3-phosphate 3-phosphatidyltransferase: protein MNLKSLPNLLTALRICFAVLLLAVLLYGWELLPPSIHPTWVNYLACLLFCVASITDFFDGFIARNFEVTSLFGEIFDPLADKLLMLAAFIGLLVIDRVNVWAVFLILGREFFITGLRVVAAAKGLKVAASNLGKYKTGLQITAIAFLLMDYSFANATLWLAVIITLYSGYDYARSYTKTR from the coding sequence ATGAATCTTAAAAGTCTTCCAAATCTTTTAACAGCCCTTAGAATTTGTTTTGCTGTTTTGCTTTTAGCTGTTTTGCTCTATGGTTGGGAGTTGCTACCGCCTTCAATTCATCCTACTTGGGTGAATTATCTTGCTTGTTTGCTTTTTTGTGTCGCAAGTATTACAGATTTTTTTGATGGTTTTATTGCTAGAAACTTTGAAGTTACAAGTCTTTTTGGGGAGATTTTTGATCCCCTAGCTGATAAGCTTTTAATGCTTGCGGCTTTTATTGGGCTTTTGGTGATTGATAGGGTTAATGTTTGGGCTGTTTTTTTGATTTTAGGGAGAGAATTTTTTATCACAGGGCTTAGAGTTGTTGCTGCTGCAAAGGGTTTGAAAGTGGCTGCATCTAATCTTGGAAAATATAAAACAGGGCTACAGATTACCGCGATTGCTTTTTTGCTGATGGATTATTCTTTTGCAAACGCTACTTTATGGCTTGCTGTGATTATCACGCTTTATTCGGGTTATGACTACGCTAGATCTTA
- a CDS encoding enoyl-ACP reductase: protein MSENMKNKTLVISGATRGIGKAILYRFAQNGVNIAFTYNKNEEEAQRIIADVESKYQVKIKAYPLNVLEPETYKDLFVRIDEDFERVDFFISNAIIYGKSVVGGFAPFMRLKPKGLNNIYTATVLAFVVGAQEAAKRMQKVGGGSIISLSSTGNLVYMPNYAGHGNSKNAVETMVKYAAMELGEYNIRVNAVSGGPIDTDALKAFPDYAEIKAAVESQSPLGRMGKPEDIAGACLFLCDDSSSAWLTGQTIVIDGGTSFK from the coding sequence ATGAGTGAAAATATGAAAAATAAGACTTTAGTGATTAGTGGAGCAACGCGTGGCATTGGTAAAGCGATTTTATATCGTTTTGCGCAAAATGGTGTCAATATTGCCTTTACTTATAATAAAAATGAAGAAGAAGCACAGAGAATTATTGCTGATGTGGAATCTAAATATCAAGTTAAAATCAAGGCTTATCCATTGAATGTTTTAGAGCCAGAGACTTATAAGGATTTGTTTGTAAGGATTGATGAAGATTTTGAGAGAGTGGATTTTTTTATCAGTAATGCAATTATTTATGGTAAAAGTGTGGTGGGTGGTTTTGCTCCTTTTATGCGTCTTAAACCAAAGGGGCTAAATAATATTTATACTGCAACGGTTCTTGCTTTTGTTGTAGGTGCGCAAGAGGCTGCAAAGCGAATGCAAAAAGTGGGTGGTGGAAGTATTATTTCTCTTAGTTCCACAGGAAATCTTGTGTATATGCCAAATTATGCAGGGCATGGAAATTCTAAAAATGCCGTGGAGACTATGGTGAAATATGCAGCAATGGAGCTTGGTGAATATAATATTCGCGTAAATGCAGTAAGTGGTGGTCCTATTGATACAGATGCCCTCAAAGCCTTTCCAGATTATGCAGAAATTAAGGCAGCTGTAGAATCGCAAAGTCCGCTTGGGCGTATGGGAAAACCTGAAGATATTGCAGGGGCTTGTTTGTTTTTATGTGATGATTCTTCTAGTGCTTGGCTCACAGGACAAACAATTGTAATTGATGGGGGAACAAGTTTTAAATAA
- the dapA gene encoding 4-hydroxy-tetrahydrodipicolinate synthase: MQVEETIIGAMTALVTPFKNGKLDLETYENLIQRQINYGIDVIVPVGTTGESATLSHQEHRECIEVALSVAKKNRLNGKNIKVLAGAGSNSTQEAIELAKFAQASGADGILCVTPYYNKPTQEGLYQHYKSVAGAISIPLMLYNVPSRTGVSLENTTILQLFKDVKNIYGVKEAGGNLEKVIDLNVNQKDLIVVSGDDVINYPILCCGAKGVISVTSNLLPDKIATLTHSILSDLDYQKAYVLSNELYRINKALFVESNPIPIKAAMYLSGLLKTLEYRLPLVSPSAENLKYLEQILMQYEVVK, encoded by the coding sequence ATGCAAGTAGAAGAAACAATCATAGGTGCGATGACCGCGCTTGTTACACCTTTTAAAAATGGAAAGCTTGATTTAGAGACTTATGAGAATCTCATTCAAAGGCAAATTAATTATGGTATTGATGTGATTGTGCCTGTTGGAACAACAGGAGAATCAGCGACATTAAGCCATCAAGAACACAGAGAGTGTATTGAGGTTGCACTTAGTGTTGCCAAAAAAAATCGATTAAATGGCAAAAATATTAAAGTATTAGCAGGAGCAGGGAGTAATTCTACACAAGAGGCTATTGAATTGGCAAAATTTGCACAAGCTAGTGGTGCTGATGGAATCTTATGTGTTACACCTTATTACAATAAACCAACTCAAGAAGGGCTTTATCAGCACTATAAGAGTGTAGCTGGAGCAATTTCTATCCCATTAATGCTTTATAATGTTCCAAGTCGCACGGGTGTAAGTCTTGAAAACACTACAATATTACAACTTTTTAAGGATGTTAAAAATATTTATGGTGTCAAAGAAGCCGGTGGGAATCTTGAAAAAGTGATAGATTTAAATGTAAATCAAAAAGATTTGATTGTGGTTAGTGGTGATGATGTGATTAATTATCCTATTCTTTGTTGTGGAGCTAAAGGAGTTATTTCGGTAACTTCTAATCTCTTACCTGATAAAATTGCTACCCTAACACATAGCATCTTAAGTGATTTAGATTATCAAAAAGCCTATGTTTTAAGCAATGAGCTTTATAGGATTAATAAAGCGCTTTTTGTGGAGAGCAATCCTATTCCTATTAAAGCTGCAATGTATTTAAGCGGATTGTTAAAAACCTTAGAATATCGTTTGCCTCTTGTCTCGCCAAGTGCAGAAAATCTTAAGTATTTAGAGCAAATTTTAATGCAATATGAGGTGGTAAAATGA
- a CDS encoding M16 family metallopeptidase, with protein sequence MAQNSVLPKYHKSVLENGLEVYIIPLNNQSNVITTDIFYKVGSRNETMGKSGIAHMLEHLNFKSTKNLKAGEFDKIIKSFGGSTNASTGFDYTHYYIKSSTQNLDKSLELFAELMQNLNLSDEEFQPERNVVAEERLWRTDNNPMGYLYFRLFNTAYIYHPYHWTPIGFMDDIRNWSIEDIRAFHKTYYQPKNASIVIAGDIEINEALKAVKKHFEKIPNTGFEIPKVHTIEPKQDGLRQASVHKQTEVEILSIAYKIPPFNHKDQIALSALSEILSGGKSSVLSSVIVDKKRLAAEIYTYNMDLVDEGVFIIMALANSEVSLDKIQKEVLAQIELIKQGKLKQSELDKVKINMRANFLYELESSSGVANLFGSYIARGDLQTLLDFEKNFEALSLEDIIRVVNEYFILNNATIMTLQK encoded by the coding sequence ATGGCGCAAAATTCAGTTCTTCCAAAATATCATAAATCAGTGCTTGAAAATGGTTTAGAAGTGTATATTATCCCACTTAATAATCAAAGCAATGTTATTACAACTGATATTTTTTATAAAGTAGGTAGTCGCAATGAAACAATGGGAAAAAGTGGAATTGCTCATATGTTAGAGCATTTGAATTTTAAATCAACTAAGAATCTAAAAGCAGGTGAATTTGATAAAATCATTAAAAGCTTTGGTGGTAGCACAAATGCTTCTACAGGCTTTGATTATACGCATTACTATATTAAATCGAGCACTCAAAATTTAGATAAAAGCTTAGAGCTTTTTGCAGAATTGATGCAGAATCTCAATTTAAGCGATGAGGAATTTCAGCCAGAGCGTAATGTGGTAGCTGAAGAGAGATTGTGGCGCACAGATAATAATCCTATGGGTTATTTGTATTTTAGGCTTTTTAATACTGCTTATATTTATCACCCTTATCATTGGACTCCAATTGGCTTTATGGATGATATTAGAAATTGGAGTATTGAAGACATTAGAGCATTTCACAAGACTTATTATCAGCCCAAAAATGCAAGCATTGTAATTGCAGGGGATATTGAGATAAATGAGGCTCTAAAAGCAGTAAAAAAACATTTTGAAAAAATTCCAAACACAGGATTTGAAATACCCAAAGTTCATACCATAGAACCAAAACAAGATGGTTTGCGTCAAGCTAGTGTGCATAAGCAAACTGAGGTTGAAATTCTTTCTATTGCTTATAAGATTCCGCCTTTTAATCACAAAGATCAAATCGCCCTTAGTGCTTTAAGTGAGATTTTAAGTGGTGGTAAAAGCAGTGTTTTGTCGAGTGTTATTGTAGATAAAAAGAGACTTGCAGCTGAAATTTATACTTATAATATGGATTTGGTAGATGAAGGAGTTTTTATTATAATGGCTTTAGCAAACTCTGAAGTAAGTTTGGATAAAATCCAAAAGGAAGTCTTGGCTCAAATAGAACTTATTAAGCAGGGCAAACTTAAGCAAAGTGAGCTAGATAAAGTTAAAATCAATATGCGTGCAAATTTTCTTTATGAGTTAGAATCAAGTAGTGGTGTTGCTAATCTCTTTGGTTCTTACATAGCTAGGGGGGATTTGCAGACTTTGCTTGATTTTGAGAAAAACTTTGAAGCTTTGAGTTTGGAAGATATTATTAGGGTGGTAAATGAATATTTTATCCTCAATAATGCCACCATTATGACTTTACAAAAGTGA
- a CDS encoding quinone-dependent dihydroorotate dehydrogenase: MFSYHSIRPYIFKSDPEKAHSFVEKIAKLAPKIPGVLPLFSQKTCLQNPILAQKIDGISFYNPVGLAAGFDKNATMIPALCALGFSHLELGAVTPNPQEGNEKPRLWRHIQEESIQNAMGFNNEGAEMVATRLDKLYPFAIPLGMNIGKNKITPQEKALDDYLLLAKRFVNCTDYLSVNISSPNTPNLRDLQNETFIKELFLKLCEIYSKPIYLKIAPDLEIDSILKLTEVAIQNGAKGIIATNTTLDYSLVSNPKEKGGLSGRVLTQKSKEILKQIAKVYAKKITLISVGGISSAQEAFERIALGANLVQIYSALIFEGPMLVKKINEELTQILESKGFLNIQDAVGINL, from the coding sequence ATGTTTAGTTACCATTCTATTCGCCCCTATATTTTTAAAAGCGATCCAGAAAAGGCGCATTCTTTTGTGGAAAAAATAGCTAAATTAGCACCTAAAATTCCGGGAGTTTTACCTTTATTTTCTCAAAAAACTTGCCTTCAAAATCCTATTTTGGCACAAAAAATTGATGGCATTTCCTTTTATAATCCTGTGGGCTTGGCTGCAGGTTTTGATAAAAATGCTACTATGATTCCAGCACTCTGTGCGCTTGGATTTTCTCACTTGGAGCTTGGCGCAGTTACTCCAAATCCTCAAGAGGGTAATGAAAAGCCTCGCCTTTGGCGACATATTCAAGAAGAATCGATTCAAAATGCAATGGGCTTTAATAATGAAGGAGCAGAGATGGTTGCTACTCGTTTGGACAAACTCTATCCCTTTGCAATTCCACTTGGAATGAATATTGGCAAAAACAAAATTACTCCACAAGAAAAAGCGCTGGATGATTATCTTTTGTTGGCTAAGAGATTTGTAAACTGCACAGATTATTTAAGTGTGAATATTAGTTCGCCCAATACGCCAAATTTGCGAGATTTGCAAAATGAAACTTTTATTAAAGAGCTTTTTTTGAAGCTTTGCGAAATCTACTCTAAGCCTATTTACCTAAAAATCGCACCTGATTTAGAGATTGATTCTATTTTGAAGCTAACAGAAGTGGCTATCCAAAATGGTGCTAAAGGAATCATTGCAACTAATACAACTTTGGATTATTCATTGGTTTCAAATCCCAAAGAAAAAGGTGGTTTAAGCGGTAGAGTTCTTACTCAAAAAAGCAAAGAGATTCTAAAGCAAATTGCTAAAGTTTATGCCAAAAAAATAACGCTTATTAGTGTAGGGGGGATTTCAAGTGCGCAAGAAGCTTTTGAACGGATTGCTTTGGGGGCAAACCTTGTGCAAATTTATTCTGCCTTGATTTTTGAGGGACCTATGCTTGTTAAAAAAATCAATGAAGAATTGACACAAATCCTTGAATCAAAAGGCTTTTTAAATATTCAAGATGCAGTAGGTATTAATCTATGA